A stretch of Metabacillus sp. FJAT-52054 DNA encodes these proteins:
- a CDS encoding D-alanyl-D-alanine carboxypeptidase family protein: MKKSFSMLLIVCFLCMTAQGAFAKENSLNLAPQAKSAVLIERDTGKILYEKNSDEQLPPASMTKIMTMILIMDAFDKGKLKLTDKIRTSEYAASMGGSQIFLEPGEEMSADEMLRGIAIGSGNDASVAMAEHLGGSEDGFVELMNKKAAELGLKNTHFENTTGLPEKGHYSTAHDMAVMGKELLKYESITKYTGKYEDYLRTDTDKKFWLVNTNRLVKFYPGVDGVKTGFTNEAKYCLTATAKKGNMRVIAVVMGAETPKDRNNQVTKMLDYAFSQYETHPLYKRSEVIGVQKVSKGSDQTVNLVTSEPISLLTKKGENTKTITKEVIPKKNLAAPLKKGDVLGMLVLKKDGAVVAKSPLMAEKDIKTASWWSLFKRVMADFTKAG, from the coding sequence ATGAAAAAAAGTTTTTCCATGCTATTAATTGTTTGCTTCCTATGTATGACTGCACAAGGAGCATTTGCAAAAGAAAACAGCCTGAATTTGGCGCCGCAGGCAAAGTCTGCTGTGCTTATTGAGCGGGATACAGGCAAAATCCTCTATGAAAAAAATAGTGATGAACAGCTTCCGCCGGCAAGTATGACGAAAATCATGACAATGATTCTTATAATGGATGCGTTTGATAAAGGAAAATTAAAGCTTACTGACAAAATCCGTACAAGTGAATATGCAGCGTCAATGGGAGGATCACAAATTTTCCTTGAGCCGGGCGAAGAAATGTCGGCAGATGAAATGCTGCGCGGAATTGCGATTGGATCAGGGAATGATGCCTCCGTTGCTATGGCTGAGCACCTAGGCGGTTCAGAGGACGGATTTGTTGAGCTGATGAATAAAAAGGCAGCTGAACTCGGGCTTAAAAACACTCATTTTGAAAATACAACCGGCTTGCCTGAAAAAGGCCATTACAGCACAGCGCATGACATGGCAGTCATGGGGAAAGAACTCTTGAAATATGAAAGCATCACGAAGTATACAGGAAAGTATGAAGATTACTTAAGAACAGACACAGATAAGAAATTCTGGCTTGTTAATACGAACCGGCTTGTGAAATTCTACCCTGGAGTAGATGGAGTGAAGACCGGATTTACGAATGAAGCGAAGTATTGCCTGACAGCTACTGCGAAAAAAGGAAACATGAGAGTCATCGCAGTCGTAATGGGCGCTGAAACGCCTAAGGACCGGAACAATCAGGTTACGAAGATGCTTGATTATGCTTTCAGTCAATATGAAACCCATCCGCTTTACAAGAGAAGTGAAGTAATCGGTGTTCAGAAGGTGAGCAAAGGCAGCGATCAAACCGTAAATCTGGTAACATCCGAGCCCATCTCTCTTTTAACGAAAAAGGGAGAAAATACGAAAACTATTACAAAAGAAGTAATCCCTAAAAAGAATTTGGCTGCGCCTTTGAAAAAAGGTGATGTCCTTGGAATGCTTGTCCTTAAAAAGGACGGAGCGGTTGTAGCGAAGAGCCCTCTTATGGCAGAAAAGGATATTAAAACTGCAAGCTGGTGGTCCTTATTCAAACGGGTCATGGCTGACTTCACAAAAGCTGGCTAA
- a CDS encoding pyrimidine-nucleoside phosphorylase: MRMVDLIQKKRDGKLLAKEEIEYVVNGYKNDTIPDYQMSSFLMAVYFKGMTKEEVSYLTDAMVNSGETVDLSGIKGIKVDKHSTGGVGDKISLIVAPLVASVGVPVAKMSGRGLGHTGGTIDKLEAVEGFSVELSGKQFIDNVNKHGISIIGQSGDLVPADKKIYALRDVTATVDSIPLIASSIMSKKIAMGADAIVLDVKTGAGAFMKTLDRAKDLASTMVEIGSHLNRNTIAVITDMNQPLGYEVGNANEIKEVIEVLKGKGSEDLIEISMAIAVQMSILGGIYQTQEEARAGLNEAIESGKALEKFKEFVSSQNGNADQIDSIDLLPQAQHHVEVKSKQSGYVKDIDAEAIGVAALLLGAGRQTKEDKIDYAAGVSLKKKAGDEVAEGEVIAILHFNKDDHQQAMDTLYDAFSYSNEKPEKRPFVYEIISK; the protein is encoded by the coding sequence ATGAGAATGGTAGATTTGATTCAAAAGAAACGCGACGGCAAGCTCCTTGCAAAAGAAGAAATTGAATACGTAGTGAACGGATATAAAAATGATACCATTCCTGATTATCAAATGAGCTCCTTTTTAATGGCTGTTTATTTTAAAGGAATGACAAAGGAAGAGGTGTCCTATTTAACAGATGCGATGGTTAACTCAGGCGAAACGGTTGATTTATCAGGCATTAAGGGCATTAAAGTAGATAAGCACTCTACAGGAGGAGTAGGCGATAAGATTAGCTTGATTGTGGCTCCTCTCGTTGCTTCTGTTGGTGTTCCTGTTGCGAAAATGTCCGGCAGAGGTCTTGGACACACTGGAGGAACCATTGATAAACTGGAAGCCGTTGAGGGCTTCAGTGTGGAATTAAGCGGCAAACAGTTTATCGATAATGTTAACAAGCACGGAATTTCCATCATTGGGCAGTCCGGTGACCTGGTACCTGCGGATAAAAAAATCTATGCACTGAGAGATGTTACAGCAACCGTTGATTCCATTCCTCTAATCGCAAGCAGTATCATGAGTAAAAAGATCGCAATGGGCGCGGATGCCATCGTGCTTGATGTAAAAACAGGCGCGGGTGCTTTCATGAAAACACTGGATCGTGCAAAAGATCTGGCTTCCACAATGGTAGAGATCGGCAGCCACTTAAACCGTAATACAATCGCAGTCATTACGGATATGAATCAGCCGCTTGGATATGAAGTGGGCAACGCGAATGAAATCAAGGAAGTTATTGAGGTCCTAAAAGGCAAAGGTTCAGAGGATTTGATTGAAATCTCAATGGCAATCGCTGTACAAATGTCCATTCTTGGCGGCATTTATCAAACACAAGAAGAAGCTAGAGCAGGGCTTAACGAGGCAATTGAGTCAGGAAAAGCTTTGGAAAAATTCAAAGAATTTGTAAGCTCCCAAAACGGAAATGCTGATCAAATTGATTCAATCGATTTGCTTCCGCAAGCACAACATCATGTGGAAGTAAAATCAAAGCAATCCGGCTACGTAAAAGACATTGACGCAGAGGCTATTGGAGTAGCAGCCCTTCTTTTAGGAGCTGGAAGACAAACAAAAGAAGACAAAATTGATTATGCTGCAGGCGTTTCCTTGAAAAAGAAGGCTGGAGACGAAGTTGCAGAAGGGGAAGTAATCGCTATCCTTCATTTCAACAAAGATGATCATCAGCAGGCAATGGATACATTATACGATGCATTCTCCTATTCAAATGAAAAGCCTGAAAAACGCCCGTTTGTATATGAAATCATTTCAAAATAA
- a CDS encoding purine-nucleoside phosphorylase, whose amino-acid sequence MNRNEMSSAAEYIQKKIGQAPEIGLILGSGLGVLADEIEEPVKIPYGEIPGFPVSTVEGHAGQLVYGKLRGTTVIAMQGRFHFYEGYDMQKVVLPVRVMKQIGVKTLIVTNAAGGINEGFEPGDLMLISDHINNMGTNPLIGPNDKEFGVRFPDLSQAYSRDLRALAKETANELNIKVQEGVYVANTGPVYETPAEIKMLRVLGGDAVGMSTVPEVIAARHAGLDVLGISCISNMAAGILDQPLSHDEVIETTEKVKSSFLSLVKGAVEKISKAGATA is encoded by the coding sequence GTGAATCGAAATGAAATGAGCAGTGCAGCGGAGTATATTCAAAAGAAAATCGGACAGGCGCCGGAGATCGGGCTAATCCTTGGATCTGGCCTTGGAGTTCTGGCAGATGAAATTGAAGAGCCGGTTAAAATTCCATATGGAGAAATACCTGGTTTTCCTGTGTCCACTGTAGAAGGGCATGCAGGCCAGCTTGTATACGGAAAGCTGAGAGGCACAACCGTTATTGCCATGCAGGGCCGGTTCCACTTTTATGAAGGGTACGATATGCAAAAAGTTGTCCTTCCGGTACGTGTGATGAAGCAAATTGGAGTTAAGACGTTGATTGTTACGAATGCAGCGGGCGGTATTAACGAAGGATTTGAACCGGGCGACCTCATGCTAATCAGCGATCACATTAATAATATGGGGACCAATCCTTTAATTGGTCCGAATGATAAAGAATTTGGTGTTCGTTTTCCTGATCTTTCACAGGCATACAGCAGAGATTTGCGTGCTTTAGCGAAGGAAACGGCAAATGAGCTGAACATTAAAGTACAGGAAGGTGTTTACGTAGCCAATACAGGTCCGGTTTATGAAACTCCTGCAGAAATAAAAATGCTTAGAGTTCTTGGCGGGGATGCAGTAGGAATGTCGACTGTTCCTGAAGTAATTGCAGCTCGCCACGCTGGCCTTGATGTGCTGGGCATTTCCTGTATATCCAATATGGCTGCCGGGATCCTGGATCAGCCGTTATCTCATGATGAAGTCATTGAAACGACAGAAAAAGTAAAATCAAGCTTCCTTAGCCTTGTTAAAGGGGCAGTTGAAAAAATTTCGAAAGCAGGTGCGACAGCATGA
- the deoB gene encoding phosphopentomutase, with translation MSNYTYKRVFVVVLDSVGIGEAPDAKDFNDEGADTLGHIAERMNGLNMPNMAKLGLSNIREIKGIPVQEQPKAFYTKMQEASSGKDTMTGHWEIMGLNITEPFQVFPEGFPKELTDQLEKETGRKIIGNKPASGTEILDELGEQHVKTGDLIVYTSADSVLQIAAHEEIVPIDELYDICEKARKLTMTEPFKLGRVIARPFIGEPGKWTRTSNRHDYALKPFGRTVLDELKDADYDVIAIGKISDIYDGEGITDSIRTKSNMDGMDQFIDVMDRPFTGISFLNLVDFDALFGHRRDPEGYGKALEEFDARLPEVFGKLTEDDLLLITADHGNDPIHHGTDHTREYVPLLAYSPRMTQGQEIPVRKTFADLGASIADNFKVKMPEYGTSFLKEIK, from the coding sequence TTGAGTAACTATACATATAAAAGGGTGTTTGTTGTAGTCCTTGATTCAGTTGGCATTGGGGAAGCACCGGATGCAAAAGACTTCAACGATGAAGGCGCGGATACTTTAGGGCACATAGCCGAACGTATGAACGGCCTGAATATGCCGAATATGGCCAAGCTCGGGCTTAGCAATATTCGAGAAATAAAAGGTATTCCCGTTCAGGAGCAGCCAAAGGCTTTTTATACGAAAATGCAAGAGGCTTCAAGCGGTAAAGATACAATGACTGGGCACTGGGAAATCATGGGGCTGAATATCACTGAACCATTCCAGGTTTTTCCTGAGGGGTTTCCAAAGGAATTGACCGATCAGCTTGAAAAGGAAACAGGCAGAAAAATTATTGGAAACAAGCCGGCTTCCGGTACAGAAATTCTGGATGAACTGGGAGAACAGCATGTGAAAACGGGAGATTTAATTGTATACACCTCCGCTGATTCCGTGCTGCAAATTGCTGCTCACGAAGAGATTGTGCCGATTGACGAATTATATGATATTTGCGAGAAGGCAAGAAAGCTGACAATGACTGAACCTTTTAAATTGGGACGGGTCATTGCAAGACCGTTCATCGGGGAACCAGGCAAATGGACAAGAACATCAAACAGACATGATTACGCGTTAAAGCCATTTGGCAGAACGGTATTGGATGAGCTGAAGGATGCGGATTACGATGTGATCGCTATTGGGAAAATTTCCGATATTTACGACGGAGAAGGAATTACAGACTCCATCAGGACGAAATCAAACATGGATGGAATGGACCAATTTATTGATGTGATGGATCGACCATTTACTGGAATCAGCTTTTTGAACCTTGTGGACTTTGATGCATTGTTTGGCCACCGCCGCGATCCTGAAGGATATGGAAAAGCACTCGAGGAGTTCGATGCCCGTCTTCCGGAGGTTTTTGGAAAATTGACAGAAGATGATTTGCTCTTGATTACGGCAGATCATGGCAATGATCCGATCCATCACGGAACCGATCATACGAGAGAATACGTTCCATTATTAGCCTACAGTCCGCGGATGACACAGGGTCAGGAAATACCGGTTAGAAAAACATTTGCTGATCTTGGGGCTTCCATTGCAGACAACTTTAAGGTGAAGATGCCTGAATACGGAACGAGCTTCTTAAAAGAGATAAAATGA
- the xerD gene encoding site-specific tyrosine recombinase XerD — protein sequence MNDQLKDFIHYMVVERGLSHNTVVSYERDLKNYLRFWAGQELDSLNKVSRVHIIHFLKMLKESGKSSKTIARHIASIRAFHQFLLRERAVDQDPSVHIETPQVERTLPKVLSLEEVEKLMDTPLMNSPFGYRDKAMLELMYATGIRVSEMTELNLADVHLEMGFIRCFGKGSKERIVPIGRTAAGAIHDYLEKGRVKLASRKETTDALFLNHHGKRITRQGFWKNLKKISLEAGIQKELTPHTLRHSFATHLLENGADLRAVQEMLGHADISTTQIYTHVTKTRLKDVYQQFHPRA from the coding sequence GTGAATGATCAGCTGAAAGATTTCATTCATTATATGGTCGTAGAACGGGGTTTATCGCATAATACCGTTGTATCCTATGAAAGAGATTTAAAAAATTATCTTCGTTTTTGGGCTGGGCAGGAATTGGACAGCCTGAATAAGGTGTCAAGAGTCCACATTATCCATTTTTTAAAGATGCTAAAAGAGAGCGGCAAATCGAGTAAGACCATTGCACGTCATATTGCTTCCATAAGGGCTTTTCATCAATTTCTGCTTCGTGAACGAGCTGTTGATCAGGATCCTTCTGTCCATATTGAAACACCACAGGTTGAACGGACCCTTCCTAAAGTTTTATCCCTTGAGGAAGTTGAGAAACTGATGGACACGCCGCTCATGAATTCCCCCTTTGGATACAGAGATAAAGCGATGCTTGAACTCATGTACGCAACAGGAATACGTGTCAGTGAGATGACGGAGCTTAATTTAGCAGATGTGCATTTGGAAATGGGCTTTATCCGCTGCTTTGGGAAAGGAAGCAAAGAGCGCATCGTGCCGATTGGACGTACAGCGGCCGGTGCCATACATGATTATTTAGAAAAAGGCCGTGTCAAGCTTGCCAGCAGAAAAGAAACGACGGACGCTCTTTTTCTGAATCACCACGGCAAACGCATTACCAGACAGGGTTTCTGGAAGAATCTTAAGAAAATTTCTCTTGAAGCTGGGATTCAAAAGGAATTGACACCTCATACATTAAGGCATTCATTTGCAACGCACCTGCTCGAGAATGGAGCAGATTTGCGGGCTGTACAGGAAATGCTTGGCCACGCAGATATTTCAACTACACAAATTTATACACATGTGACAAAAACCAGATTAAAAGATGTGTATCAGCAGTTTCATCCAAGAGCGTAA
- a CDS encoding YqzK family protein, which produces MKRYLQTGLDMFKVFIVFTGFTILFYYAIIWINLEYQDYHRYDPPEGSALKVTKMVENQPDQWLNRLFFFYSDGE; this is translated from the coding sequence ATGAAACGATATTTGCAGACGGGACTGGACATGTTTAAAGTATTCATCGTCTTTACTGGATTTACGATTCTCTTCTACTATGCTATTATTTGGATTAACTTAGAGTATCAGGATTACCATCGGTATGATCCTCCTGAAGGATCGGCGCTGAAGGTAACAAAGATGGTTGAGAATCAGCCTGATCAATGGCTGAACCGTCTTTTCTTCTTTTATTCAGATGGGGAGTAG
- a CDS encoding Fur family transcriptional regulator produces the protein MENRIDRIKKQLHSSSYKLTPQREATVRVLLEHEEDHLSAEDVYLLVKEKSPEIGLATVYRTLELLTELKIIDKINFGDGVSRYDLRKEGAAHFHHHLVCIECGAVAEIEDDLLEDVEEIVERDWKFKIMDHRLTFHGICVKCQQKKEDQEQSE, from the coding sequence ATGGAAAACCGCATTGACCGGATAAAAAAGCAGCTCCATTCTTCTAGCTATAAGTTAACGCCACAGCGTGAAGCGACCGTTCGGGTTTTGCTCGAACATGAAGAAGACCATCTGAGTGCCGAAGATGTTTACCTCCTCGTTAAGGAAAAATCTCCGGAAATAGGATTAGCAACGGTCTATCGGACGCTTGAATTACTGACTGAACTGAAAATTATCGATAAAATAAACTTTGGTGATGGTGTATCCCGTTATGATTTGCGAAAAGAGGGAGCAGCTCATTTTCATCACCACTTAGTGTGCATTGAATGTGGAGCAGTAGCTGAAATTGAAGATGACTTGCTTGAGGATGTAGAAGAAATCGTGGAAAGAGATTGGAAGTTTAAAATAATGGACCACCGTCTTACCTTCCACGGAATCTGCGTAAAATGCCAGCAGAAAAAAGAAGATCAGGAACAAAGCGAATAA
- the spoIIM gene encoding stage II sporulation protein M, which produces MKKQPMKVFIANHIKQQSSIYLFVCVLFMMGVIFGAIIVNSMTFTQKEDLFFYLSRFFGQVTDGKVADSTEMFQQSFMHNIKYLGLIWILGISIIGLPIILIMLFLKGMVVGFTVGFLVNQMGWNGFVLSFVSILPQNILIIPAFIVLSAAAISFSLKLAMYLLNKKRNLLDSPLQSFSKYAAVFAGIMVMIAGASVLEAFASPELMKAVVQLVNK; this is translated from the coding sequence ATGAAAAAACAGCCGATGAAAGTATTCATCGCGAATCACATAAAACAGCAATCATCCATTTATTTATTTGTATGTGTACTGTTCATGATGGGGGTTATATTCGGCGCGATCATTGTAAACAGCATGACCTTCACACAGAAGGAAGACTTGTTTTTTTACCTCAGCCGATTTTTTGGACAGGTTACGGACGGAAAAGTTGCAGATTCCACCGAAATGTTTCAGCAAAGCTTTATGCACAACATTAAATATCTCGGGTTAATTTGGATTCTCGGTATTTCCATTATTGGGCTTCCTATTATTCTCATTATGCTGTTCCTGAAAGGAATGGTAGTCGGATTTACCGTCGGTTTTCTTGTTAATCAAATGGGCTGGAATGGGTTCGTCCTCTCGTTTGTTTCCATCCTGCCGCAAAATATTCTGATCATTCCGGCCTTTATCGTGCTGAGTGCTGCAGCCATCTCTTTTTCTCTTAAACTTGCCATGTACTTATTAAATAAAAAGAGAAATCTGCTTGACTCTCCGCTTCAATCCTTTTCGAAGTACGCAGCTGTGTTTGCAGGAATCATGGTTATGATTGCTGGAGCATCTGTGCTGGAAGCATTTGCTTCTCCGGAACTTATGAAGGCTGTCGTGCAGCTTGTTAATAAATAA
- a CDS encoding alkaline phosphatase PhoX — translation MKKRMAAALTISLMVPVFTSAGAASGPVTVKSVEYKGMQAPKTIPEMVDTYTKASIEVTYSNGLKENYPLSYNRLFKSEDKVAVNKGEMIAAGAPIDVNGNVIMDNSVEGKPTPYVSDAPDSNSMLRVGNEIYMITHYEYQTFDAAGKSAYGLVPASMSLSKMKQDPKTGKLTPEKVEKIDFSDVNGIWIPCNGSLSPWGTHLGSEEYEPDARSFEDTKSKTYAQTASFAKLYFGDEKKANPYYYGWIPEITVKEGGETEVVKHYSTGRFSHEQMTVMPDYRTAFFGDDGGNTMMFMYVADKEKDLSSGTLYASKFKQTGTENGGSGDMEWIRLGHGTDAEVKQIIDSGTKFSSIFEVSDTPKEGFTAVKTYANANTEYLKLKPNMEKAAAFLEPRRYAAMMGATSEWNKMEGLAFNPKENKVYVAMSDVSKTMEKDATGKEPADHIQLPKIKSGVTYELNLAEGQKDQTGAPINSAYAAKSINGLLTGEDMTQADAYGNTANPDKVANPDNLTYSAEMNALLIGEDSGMHTNNFVWAYDLDKKKLERLLSVPAGAEATGLRMIENMMNHSYMLSNFQHPGDGLKDFPITAVNKDQLIAEMEKQIGINKTGGVGYVDGFPSVKAGSVAVHNYPIGRMNVNKPVQMYKMDASGTMTKAASLKKGFYRVYGEMKDYYNVGGSYYVKKDEAGAVYNGRILLKSSMEMYSADGKVFKTLKAGEAIRVYGMEDGKYNVGNGYYVKQDRKALYYEGMVMLKKDVSIMKDGKTAKTLKKGSMARVYSVDGNKLHVGGGYYIDADKASIAYMKN, via the coding sequence ATGAAAAAAAGAATGGCAGCGGCACTGACTATTAGTTTAATGGTACCGGTTTTCACTTCTGCGGGAGCTGCAAGCGGACCAGTAACAGTAAAATCGGTTGAATACAAAGGCATGCAGGCACCAAAGACGATTCCTGAAATGGTGGACACTTATACAAAAGCATCCATCGAAGTGACATACAGCAACGGCCTAAAAGAAAATTACCCGCTTTCTTATAACCGCCTCTTCAAATCTGAGGACAAAGTGGCTGTGAACAAAGGAGAAATGATTGCTGCAGGCGCTCCAATCGATGTGAATGGAAACGTCATTATGGATAACAGCGTTGAAGGAAAACCGACTCCTTACGTTTCCGATGCCCCTGATTCCAACAGCATGCTGCGTGTAGGAAATGAAATTTATATGATTACGCACTATGAATATCAAACATTTGATGCTGCAGGTAAATCAGCATATGGCCTGGTGCCGGCGTCCATGTCCCTTTCAAAAATGAAGCAGGATCCAAAAACGGGGAAATTAACTCCTGAAAAAGTGGAGAAAATCGATTTTTCTGATGTGAACGGAATCTGGATTCCCTGCAACGGGTCTCTATCTCCGTGGGGCACACATTTAGGATCAGAGGAATATGAGCCGGATGCCAGAAGCTTCGAAGATACAAAATCCAAAACTTATGCACAAACAGCCAGTTTCGCTAAGCTTTACTTCGGAGATGAAAAGAAAGCCAACCCATACTACTATGGTTGGATTCCTGAAATTACAGTGAAAGAAGGCGGAGAGACTGAAGTGGTTAAACACTACAGCACAGGCCGCTTTTCACATGAGCAAATGACGGTCATGCCTGACTACCGCACGGCGTTTTTCGGTGATGACGGCGGGAATACGATGATGTTTATGTATGTAGCCGATAAGGAAAAAGATCTATCTTCAGGAACACTTTATGCGTCTAAATTCAAACAGACTGGAACCGAAAATGGGGGTTCCGGTGACATGGAATGGATTCGCCTGGGCCATGGAACGGATGCCGAAGTGAAGCAGATCATCGACAGCGGTACAAAATTTAGCAGTATTTTTGAAGTTTCCGATACACCGAAAGAGGGCTTCACAGCAGTTAAAACATATGCAAATGCAAACACTGAATACCTGAAGCTGAAACCAAATATGGAAAAAGCAGCTGCTTTCCTGGAGCCCCGCCGCTATGCAGCCATGATGGGTGCTACTTCCGAATGGAATAAAATGGAAGGTTTGGCGTTCAATCCAAAGGAAAATAAAGTATATGTAGCTATGTCTGATGTGTCTAAAACAATGGAGAAAGATGCAACAGGAAAAGAGCCTGCAGATCATATCCAGCTGCCGAAAATTAAATCCGGTGTAACCTATGAATTAAATCTTGCAGAAGGACAAAAAGATCAGACTGGCGCACCGATTAACAGTGCCTATGCAGCTAAATCGATCAATGGTCTTCTGACTGGTGAAGATATGACTCAAGCGGACGCCTACGGAAATACGGCGAATCCTGATAAAGTGGCTAATCCGGATAACCTGACGTATTCAGCTGAAATGAACGCCCTTTTAATTGGGGAAGACAGCGGAATGCACACGAACAATTTTGTATGGGCATATGACCTTGACAAGAAAAAACTTGAGCGTCTTTTATCGGTTCCTGCCGGTGCAGAAGCGACAGGTCTTCGCATGATTGAGAACATGATGAATCACTCTTATATGCTAAGTAATTTCCAGCATCCAGGGGATGGATTAAAAGACTTCCCGATCACTGCGGTGAACAAAGATCAGCTGATTGCCGAAATGGAAAAACAAATCGGGATTAACAAAACGGGGGGCGTAGGCTATGTCGATGGTTTCCCATCCGTTAAAGCCGGCAGCGTCGCTGTCCACAACTATCCGATTGGCCGTATGAACGTGAATAAACCGGTACAAATGTATAAAATGGATGCCTCGGGCACAATGACAAAAGCAGCTTCTCTTAAAAAAGGATTCTACCGGGTATACGGAGAAATGAAAGATTACTATAATGTCGGCGGCAGCTATTATGTGAAAAAAGACGAAGCAGGGGCCGTTTATAACGGAAGAATCCTTCTTAAATCGTCAATGGAGATGTATTCAGCTGACGGAAAAGTATTTAAAACTCTTAAAGCTGGAGAAGCCATTCGAGTGTACGGTATGGAAGACGGCAAATATAACGTTGGCAATGGCTACTACGTAAAGCAAGACCGCAAGGCTTTGTACTACGAAGGAATGGTTATGCTGAAGAAAGACGTTTCTATAATGAAGGATGGAAAAACCGCTAAAACGCTGAAAAAAGGCAGCATGGCGCGTGTTTATTCTGTAGATGGCAACAAGCTTCACGTTGGCGGAGGCTATTATATTGATGCAGATAAAGCCTCCATCGCTTATATGAAAAACTAA
- a CDS encoding endonuclease Q family protein — protein MKEFFADLHVHIGSSMSGKPVKITASRALTLSSVLTAASEEKGMDVIGIIDAHVPEVLEEADKLLKAGVCIELEGGGIRFQNTTLILGSELEIYDENCSGPIHVLVYFPNLKTMKEFSEWISHYMKNNTLSSQRVYASGKVLQMKVKELGGLFIPAHIFTPYKSLYGRGVKTSLTEVFDPGLIDAVELGLSADTEMASAIAELAEYPFVTNSDAHSTGKIAREYQKLQLMEPSFKELLLALKNEKGRTILANYGLNPLLGKYHHTVCEGCGAVMTNVVTVCPKCHSKKVVKGVSDRLKELANSPGNLDMRPPYIHQVPLQFIPGVGPKTLMKLKDHFGTEMDILHRVAKDDLARIIPKKIAGLIADARSGKLAVLGGGGGVYGRIDQT, from the coding sequence ATGAAGGAGTTTTTTGCCGATCTGCACGTTCATATCGGCTCTTCCATGTCGGGAAAACCGGTCAAGATAACGGCTTCCAGAGCTTTGACGCTTTCTTCTGTTTTGACGGCAGCCAGTGAAGAGAAGGGGATGGATGTGATTGGCATTATCGATGCACATGTTCCGGAGGTTCTCGAAGAGGCAGATAAGCTGCTTAAAGCAGGCGTATGCATAGAGCTTGAAGGCGGTGGAATCCGATTTCAAAACACGACTCTGATCCTGGGGTCAGAGCTCGAGATCTATGACGAAAATTGCTCCGGACCGATACATGTCCTCGTCTATTTTCCGAACTTAAAAACAATGAAAGAATTCTCAGAGTGGATCTCACACTATATGAAGAATAATACGCTGAGCTCTCAAAGAGTCTATGCTTCAGGAAAAGTCCTTCAGATGAAGGTCAAAGAGCTGGGCGGATTGTTCATTCCCGCTCATATTTTTACTCCATACAAAAGCTTGTATGGAAGGGGAGTGAAAACATCATTAACGGAGGTCTTTGATCCGGGTTTAATTGACGCGGTGGAATTGGGTTTAAGCGCGGATACAGAAATGGCGTCCGCCATTGCAGAGCTTGCTGAGTATCCTTTTGTAACAAATTCAGATGCGCATTCAACAGGGAAAATAGCAAGAGAATATCAGAAGCTGCAATTGATGGAACCTTCCTTTAAAGAATTACTGCTGGCTCTTAAAAATGAGAAGGGGAGAACGATCCTTGCAAATTACGGTCTTAATCCGCTTCTCGGAAAATATCACCACACTGTATGTGAAGGCTGTGGTGCAGTCATGACCAATGTAGTCACAGTCTGCCCAAAATGCCACTCAAAGAAAGTCGTGAAGGGCGTCAGTGACCGACTAAAGGAACTTGCAAATTCACCTGGAAATCTAGACATGCGTCCGCCATATATCCACCAGGTACCTCTTCAATTCATACCAGGAGTGGGACCGAAAACGCTAATGAAGCTGAAAGACCATTTCGGTACAGAAATGGATATTCTTCACCGTGTTGCGAAGGATGATCTTGCTCGTATTATTCCTAAAAAGATAGCAGGACTTATCGCTGACGCAAGATCTGGGAAGCTTGCTGTATTAGGCGGCGGAGGCGGTGTGTACGGCAGAATTGATCAAACGTAA